The genomic DNA GGAGGAGGCAGATGCTAGGTCTGTTTTTGTCGGCAATGTATGTATCTCTCtatctcttattttttattgtttttcaattgGAACCATGGTTCCTCCTTTACGTGCATGTTTGCATCCTATTGTTTAGTTGGATATgaaaatctaattttatttaccTAATCAACGTAAAGGACAAGGCCTGATTTAGTTATTACGAACTAATTTAGTAGTCTTGGATACAGCAAAAGTAAATACATAATGctcatcataaaaaaattaaaatcaaaagggCGGCAGTTGGACAAGTTAAATGATTAAAATCCTAATCACTCTACACGTATGTACTTTTGTCGGGATTAAATTTATACGAAGAATATATAAATCGATGAAATAGACAGAGTAGGCAATGGATTTTGAGCCTCGCTTCCAACTTGTTCTTTTTTGTGCTCCACCAGTTGCATTTACTGTAAAGTTTGTCGCAGCGTTACCTTGGTTCTTTATGTTCAAGTAAATGTTCGTGTTAGACCAAATGAATGCCACATAAGCCCATCTCTTAACTCCATTATGTGGACTCGGTTTCCGATGATGACATCTGACAGCTTAGCTTCTAAAGCCATTATTTAGCCATTTCCCCCTCTTAGACCGGGCCTTGGTTTCAGCCCATTTATTCGATGTTCTGTCTGTCAAACCAGGAGTCACTGAAACTGCTTTCTTTTAATAACGGTACATAGTACAGTTATCGATCCCAACTGACATCAAAGCTGCTATAGAGAGATCAATGTTGTCAATCATGGATCGCAAAAAACAGTGGTTTGTTCAAATCCGTCTAtgctatagctgctatttgatACCATTTTGTAATAAATAGCGTATCGTGGAACAGTAACGATTTGTTCCAATTCCACTACGCTGTAGTGCTGGTGGAGATGCTCGTTGACAACACCGAGCGAGATGACTGCTAAATATTTTATACTGCAGTATACGGAGGTGTAAATGCTCAGCAATTAGAAAATGACCTCACTTTAAAGGTACTCATAATCATTAATCGAAAGATAGTATTAGAAGAAACGCACaatttaataacaataaaagtCACAGATCATAAAGGGGGAAAATTCAGAATTGGCGCcactttataattaaaaattgaaaggcGTCTTTGAAAAGTAGGCGAACATGTTGAGACCTAtctgaaaacaaaaaacaacccAACCATGTGTCTATAGGTGAACATGTTGGACCCATTTATTCAATGTTCTTTCTGTCAAACCAGGGGTCGCGGAAActgcattttttcttcttctaataatTGTACACAGTACAGTTATCAAACCCAGCTGATCTCAAAGCTGCTATTGCTGGATGACTGCTAAATATTTATCCTGTGGAGTGCAGAGGTATAAATGCTCAGAAATTAAAGATTaccttaatttaaactttaaagacaattataattattaattgtaAGTTTGGATTAATCTAAACAAATAAGCGAATAACAAGAAAGTCAAGGACCATAAAGGGGAAATAATCAGAATAGCCgcttcaaaattgaaaattgaaagacTTCTTTGAAAAATAGACGAACATGTTGAGACCTCTctgaaaacaaaaatcaacgcAACCATTTATCTATAAGCATGACACAACTAAACAAAAATGAGAAATAGAACAGATTACAGCTAGAAAAAAATGACAGAGACCAAATGACAGTTGTGTTCTGATGCGTGAAATAAGGATTGGCTGGAAACAATGTCAGAATGTTGCGAGTTTTCTGGAAATGCTGTAAGAGAGTTGGTTTGGAGTCTACAAAGAAACGTCCTGTTGATCAATATACTCAACCAATATTGTACCCATGTGATTTTGCAATTCTTGAAAAATATAACCCTTTTCCTTGTTCCACGTAATTATTCTATTCTGGTTAATCAAGAACTTGATACTCTCAAGTGTGTCCAAGAGTCTGTATAACTTCAGTGACACATTTAAAGTTTTATATATTCTTTATTAACTGCTCTGTGTAAAATGGGAAATGCCATATCCTACGAAAGTGAATTCACGGGAAATACGAATTACACTATGATGGTGTGTTTTCCTCCAAAATGCtacctttttgttttatttttatattaaaataatgtttGAGATAATCACCTTAAGGGCATATCTTGGTTTTCGTTTTTTGTTGTTTCGTGGTGAATAGCACCGCTGGTGTAAAATACTTTAATACAGATTAGTTACTAGTTCAAATTAGTTCACACACCCTATTGGGATAAATGCTTTTCAAGAAGCATTTGTAACTATTCGTTTAGGGAACATTAGGAATTTGAGGCCTTTATTGGCTGTGAGTGGAGAGAATGACACCTTTTTTCTCAAATCAGACTTGTTTCATTGGATTTCAGGCTGAGCTGCATAGGTTCATTTTGTATTGCtttcttttattataatttatattcaAAACTGtacactttttttgtttggagtGATTACTGACAATCTTCAGAGACAGGGTTTGACATATGTCTCACTATGATCGCAGGGTCGTTGTTATTACACATGTCCTATAATTAGCGCTGGATGTTAACATTGTATTTTGTGGGTGGGCCGTTGGTGTTTTTAGGCTCATAGTAGAGGGGAAAGGAATGTATGCTGTTCTTATGAAATTTAGTAAGTTATCACACGgaggaatagaaaatagaaaagatTGAGAAGAAAAACTTTTAAGTATATgaaaagaaatgtgaaaaaaaaaatacaaaaaagaaaaatagaatgaagttgaaaaaagaaaagaaaaaaaaaagagagagaagaaaagaaaagaaaagaaagaaatgagaaaagaaaaaggaaaaataaagaaCATTTTGAGGAAACTGTGAATGGCATCTCTCATGAGCATGGCAGAAACTAGTACAGCTGAAGGTAGTATATGTTAAAGATGATTCAACTTCACAACTGGAGGAGACAGCTTGTGGTTCTTTTGGAAGAATTTTCTGTAAGTTTTGCGCATGTATCTTAGTCATAGAGAGTCCTTTTGTTGACTGCAACTAGGTCAGTGGTGCCTCTACTGTGTCATTTGCCCAACGTGCCAAAGGGTGTGCAGCTGTTGTTTCCCTTTGGTCTTTATCTCATAATTGTCTTATGAATTAGGCTTcctgatatttttttgttgaggctttttcccttttctaaaatatcttaaaaaattgtttttacaacaTCAGTTTTAATTCTAACCAACTGATTTCATTATCTATTCATTACACGCTGCCTTCATAAAGTTGGTACAATTTAGGTCGTGCAATCTTCCTCATTCTTTAGGTGACTTGTAGACCTGATAAGGTTGGTGCTGTTGTGAATTACTACTATGAGGAGGACAATAAATAGTAGTATGTGTGAGAAGGCCTGTGGAGTTTGAGAAAAGCCTGTAAAATGTACAATGAAGGCTGTTATAGGAAAACTTCTTTTTATGGAGTTGGCTTGATTTGGTTTTATTGTTGGTGGCTTGTGGAGTCAGAATTGATACAATAAATAATTGTTCTAATGTTTGAAGAGTTGGGAAATAAAGATTCTTGTTGTCATTGTAGTTAAAAGTAATAGCTTTGCATGAATTTTACAGTTCAAAAAGGGTGACTTCACAATGACTTTGCAGGGTAGACAATGTTAGTTCTGATATATTCAGTGATCTgtctaccatttttttttcaatatattccGTATTAAAAAGATCATAAATGTGCAAATAGTTTTCAATTTTACACTTTTATATTGCATTTCTCAAAAGGTTGCAAATGAAGATATAGATGATAAGGTTCAATTCAgtaagattgtttttttttttttttgttaaaaaaataagatatagttgataaaatagttttaccGAGACACGAGTCttgcatatatatatgtgatcTTTAATAGTGTGATTATGGAGTGTAGTTTTTGTATGATAAATGAATCGGGTTTTAGCTCATCTGGATTAACATTTTATACAACTAACTTTTGCATCAAAATCCCTTGAAATTCATGGGTCTTCAGGTTGATTATGCATGCACACCAGAGGAAGTGCAGCAACACTTTCAGTCATGTGGTACAGTGAACAGGGTCACTATCCTGACAGACAAGTTTGGTCAGCCTAAAGGTTTTGCTTATGTGGAATTTGTTGAAACTGAAGCTGTTCAGGAGGCTCTCCTGTTATCTGAATCTGAATTGCATGGCCGTCAATTgaaagtaagttttttttttttaaaatttatgtcaACCTTGAGTTTGAATTAGCCATGAGCTCGTCCAGtgaatttgtagtttttgatgATATGAATGTTATGTTTCCAGGTTCTGCCTAAGAGGACCAATGTTCCTGGAATGAAACAATATCGTCCTAGGCGATTCAATCCTTACATGGCATATGGCTTCAGGAGGCCTTATGCTCCTCCTTACATGTACTCCCCTTATGGATACGGGTACGCAGCATGCCTCATTTAATTTTCTGTATGCTATgcacaattgttattttttactgTTTTTGACCAAAGCTCAATTGTTATTTATAATTGACTTATTGTGGTATCTTctgtttttttgtcaaactgCAGGAAGGCTCCAAGGTACAGAAGGCCAAATCGTTACATGCCATACTATTAGATTTTCATATGGAATGGTGTTCAAGATTTGATGATAGTGTGACCTGGAATAGTAATATTTAAATCTGGGAAGCATTTAGCTATACTAGTCTTCATCAGCATAATATACAATGTGATCAAGAACGGTTGTTGTCCATCTGTCCTGGGATGTTATTGGTCTCGTACTTTTCTTGCTCAGTTTCTGGAAGATAGTTTATTATTGCCTTTGAATTTTATGTTAGTGACCATATACTACAGCAAGGTCAGTTTTTACTGTATACTGACCAAAGATATATGCTGCAGTAAATTCATCCGGCCTCTTTAACTGTTCGGTGATCCCAAAACTTGATTATATGGTTGATGAAATTTATATCATTGGATCAGATTTAAAATGGAGTGTTTTGACTTGTGATGCATGGCATATTAGTCTTTGCTCTTTAgataattttattctttatttacaCCTGCCCATATTCCCTTCATTCAAGCAGGAGAGATGAGATATGGTTGTTAATTAGAACTGGCCAGTTGATTTGATGGAGCCCCCTCCCCTGGTGTGGAAATCTCCACTCCCGGGTTATCTTCATTGAAGACACTTCAGTCGAAGGCTTTTAGTCACGGTGCAATCTCTAGGGCTGTCTTGTTATAAAGGGGAAGACCTATCGAGTTCTAGGGTTGCGGTCTAGCTAGCCAATTTTTTGTTGGATGACTAATATTAGATGTTATTTTTGTTAGTCATAGGAGTTGATCCCACACATTTCACTCAAATCTTGCCTAATACCACCTTGTCatcttaacattttttttaacatagcCAATTTGATCATCAGTCTAATTTTGGGGAGTGTTGTTGGAGGGCTGAGCATCATGTATTGTTACAGATGCTCGCTCAATAATTGTGTAATCCTTGTTTGGTGCCAACTATGGCACAAGTGACCTTTGACCTACTCATGTGTTTTGCCTTTGTTTGCATCCTTTATCTGGGTTGATCCATTATCCTTCCTGTTTCAAAATAACTGAATTTTTTTAGAGCACCTTTTCTTTGTGTTGCATTATTACTTAAGATATATCTCCTTAATTTAGTCTTCTTGCCTAAAACTAGTGTTGGTGATACTAAAAAATGACTAGTGGTTGATAAGTCGAGGTTTGATACATTGTTAATAGTCGATGCCTATCGCTTAtctttgggtattgttttgtTTAAAGGAAGGCTTCAGTGGGTATTTTAACTCGAAATCTTTATTCGTGGGTGCCGATGTATCCTACTAGACCTACTTCCTAGTAGTGGATGAATGAAAATAGTCAAACGTCCTTTGATCATTGTGGGGTTTTGTTAGGAACTCAATAGATTGAAtgaaaacaatgatttttttaggaGATAATAGGAGTGGAATCTCTCGTCCAATGATTTTCCCTTCATTATGATACTCAACGAATCAAACTACTTTTGTatctcctatttatacacaaACTCTCTAACTAATCAATCATCTACACAACTAACTCCACGAAAGTTACAAGCACAAAGTTAAATACACAAACATAAGAACACTGCTGAACATTACTAGTTTAAAAGACAAACATAAGAACACTGCTTGAACATTACTTATAGCTACGGTAAAGTGGATGATTCCTTCCAATTTTAGGCAGTAATGTCTGGACTACTCAACTCTTGATGTACTCTACCACTACTACTTATTTGCCTACTCTCTTCCACCATCCCCATACATTCActgttcataaaaaaatctcCATAGATTCACTACAATTTGTTTTACTGATTTGTGTGCTCAAAACATTGGTGGTATTCTCCGAACTTCTTCCTTGCTGTTAGGTGCTTGGTCTCAGGTTATTAAGCGCAAAATTAAAATCGAGTTTAGATGGGAGAGATTGCTTGTTAAGGCTCTCTCGAAACTTCCATTGTTGAAATGCTTCTGAGCTGAATAATAGGTTATTCCTATCCATTCTTGATCATTTTATGCAaacctttctttttcttgacCTTTACATCAAACCAAGACACGGTTTGGTTGGACTGCAATGGTTTTTATCTCCATAATGAACTTTTTAAGGAGGCGATCATCATCTCCCCCTAACTCAAGTTTGGTAATTGTTGAGTTATTTCTACATTTCCATTTTCAACTTCCACCTTTATCACATCTAGTCATCTACCCTTTGATTATCTACTTTTTCTATCTCTTTTTAACATTCTTTTTTTGTCTCTTGAATTTCCAGCAATGTTTTGAATATGTTTCGTCCATTCTGATGTTAAATATTCCCTCCGGTCACTGTTAtaagttttgcttataatagtgaccagagggagtatgtttcttttctttcctcAATCTTTCCTTGatcttcaaaatatcattttcaccTGTCTTCTTGCTcacaatgaaaataaatttttatttcctCTAAACAAtcatacaaatatttttttttgaagaaatcgtacaaatattttgaataatagtctcactaaattatttttttgaagaaaaaaacttttgtaATCATTAATTACATAAGTACTAATATACTCTATTCATttcatattataatatataagtCGTTTTAGTAaacaatattgttttattttatatgttaatATCAAGAAGACAGAAACTAGTGTAAGACAAACAGTAATGTGTGGTACTGTGTACGtctttctgttttttcattAGATGGTATATCTATTTTATCACAATTGATtgtaatttatttcaaatattataccacaatcaaataattttggTAAATATTCTACcgaaaaataagcaaataagctcaaaattggtttttttttttttttttttgtagtgccTGATATTCTTCCTATTAGTTGAATTGTTCGTGTTTTAGTaagatttaattgattttttaattaaaattttaaataatatttataaaaataataaatttgtaaatGCAATAGTTTAAATAAACTTTTGAGTCCTTAGACCCCTTATGCTAGTGGTAGGAAAAAATAGGGGTAAAATATGTTTTcgatccttataaatatgtcaacttttcgttttaatcattttaaaaaaaattccaacttTTAATCTCCCAAAAGTTTTCCATATATATAATGATGTGTTATCACATCAATTAGTAAATATGATAACttatgtgttttttatatttattaattgatatgaCAACACATTAATTATACATTGACAgaatatactaattaaattattttgtctagatacaattttgtagtttttcttCCTAATTTTTGTGTCGTTTTAGCGCTTGTGGCTTTTGACAGTTTGTAATTATTTTGTTCTTCTCAAAGCATTTTTGGCACTTTTTATGCTGAAGtgtcttgttttggttttattatatatcttttttggCCTTggtcttttcaaaggaaaaaaaaaaaatgtctcctGAATACATAAGTTAGCATTTacagtagaaaaaaaaaatagattgttATATTTATGGTGAAAACTATAAATTACCtatgtaaaattaaaatacttcaAGTAAGTTCCAAACTTAtctctctatttctttttttcctcaTTACATtgtaacactaaaaaaaaaaaaaacttcaattaaataaaggcttaattgcacttttggacccctatcttttcaaaagttgagGTTTTGGACccttaactaatttaaatacaaaacagccccctatgttttgattctttggcagttttggacccccaaggcaaaaaaaaataaaaaaattgacacgccGTGTCAATTTTTGATGGTAccaagtgcaattaagccttaaataAACTCTTAAACATGGTAccgtttaatttgggaaaggagagttctttcccaccatgggaaagttgatcatattcattagattaaatgaggaacatattcctatgatactctctcaaccactagattatttttttatactatctttcacactctctctttcatgtccccacacacccataccaccaccactaaatcgcaaattcaacaaccactttGACCACCACTGCACCACCACACACCACCATGGTTGCTGTCGGAAAACTTGTTAGCGTacgatttttaaaataggaagaccaaaacatcatttttctttttaaatagaaagaccaaaaatgcatttaaaccttacttttttaacattttttcttttcttttcttttttatgcttCCAGAAacccatttgtttttttatttaaaaaaaaaaacagaagaaaaataatataattcaaaattatataatacaatCATTTTTTACCAGGAGAGAAACGGAttaattggataaaaaaaaaaaaaacacgatcACAAACAGGTATAGTTTATGCGATGGTGGTTGGAATTCGAACAACAAGATAATTATGcatccctctaaaaaaatataatattgcatCGTTAGGTTAATTTAGATTCTTTATAGGAAAATTTGCAGGTACCCTTGagttttgattaaaatgatggtgccatttaatttgagAAATGAGAGTTCTTTCCGGCAGCAACCATGGTGGTGTGCGGTGGTGCAGTGGTGGTCAAggtggttgttgaatttgtgatttagtggtggtggtatgggtgtgtggggacatgaaagagagagtgtgaaagatagtataaaaaaataatccattTAATCTAATAAACATGATCAACTTCCCATAGTGTAAAAaaactctcctttcccaaattaattGGGATCGCAGTTAAAGTTTTGATGGTACCAACTATCATATTATGAGTGATATGAATTCACCCAAACAGAAGCCTGAATGAAACCATGGTCAAACAAAGCTGAAAATCGTATCTTAATGATATCGAAACTCCAGTAATGTTCTTTCTTCTACTTCTACCAAAATAATCACactttcaaattcaaaccaACAATGTTACTCACTTGTAATCATCACCATCACTATCACCCTTTCCcacattcttcttctttttcttcagcTACCCCTTCACTCTTCACGATCATCCCCTCACGCCCCCTTCATCTCAACACTCCAATCCTCAACCTCAAACCACTTTCCACACCCCACCGTTTCACTTCCTACACCGTCCACACCAACTCCTTCCCCCGCCGATCTCAACTTTCCGTCGTCGATTCAAATTTCGATTCCTTCCTTTCCTTCCTCGAACTCTCCGCCCTTCTCTCTTCCCTCGTCGTATCCGCCGCCGTTGCCGTGACTGCAATTTGGAAGAAGGGGTTATATCTTGCAATCGGTAACAGAGTTGCTCCGTggagtttgttgttgttggtggttggTGTTTTAACTGGTGCGCTGATTAGGAGAAGGAAATGGAGAGAGACGGTGTTGAACGGTGTTGTTTCTGTTTCGGAGGTGGATTTTTTGCAGAGGATTGAGAAATTGGAGGAGGATTTGAAGAGTAATGCGACGGTTGTTAGGGTTTTGTCTAGGCAGCTTGAGAAATTGGGGATTAGGTTTCGTGTTACCAGGAAAGGTTTGAAGGAACCTATAACTGAGGTAATCACTACACTACTCCTTttgtgatttatgatttcttAATGTGCGTAAGATGAATTGTTGAGTAAAAAGAGATAAAAGTGATTCTAGAATCATAaagtttatcatgagatgtaaAGTATTCTCAAgtagaatttatttttcctcttGAATAGATTCCAACTTGAATcttgaatttgaagtttttgtCTTTATAACAGATTTTTAGCTttcaatttattg from Medicago truncatula cultivar Jemalong A17 chromosome 8, MtrunA17r5.0-ANR, whole genome shotgun sequence includes the following:
- the LOC25501878 gene encoding polyadenylate-binding protein 2 isoform X2, which codes for MLKMIQLHNWRRQLVVLLEEFSVDYACTPEEVQQHFQSCGTVNRVTILTDKFGQPKGFAYVEFVETEAVQEALLLSESELHGRQLKVLPKRTNVPGMKQYRPRRFNPYMAYGFRRPYAPPYMYSPYGYGKAPRYRRPNRYMPYY
- the LOC25501878 gene encoding polyadenylate-binding protein 2 isoform X1; amino-acid sequence: MDEEEHEVYGGEIPDVAEMEGDVDMSAADDEAGGMKELDEMRRRLKEMEEEAAALREMHAKVEKEIGSVQDPASVAASQENKEEADARSVFVGNVDYACTPEEVQQHFQSCGTVNRVTILTDKFGQPKGFAYVEFVETEAVQEALLLSESELHGRQLKVLPKRTNVPGMKQYRPRRFNPYMAYGFRRPYAPPYMYSPYGYGKAPRYRRPNRYMPYY
- the LOC25501879 gene encoding uncharacterized protein, with protein sequence MLLTCNHHHHYHPFPHSSSFSSATPSLFTIIPSRPLHLNTPILNLKPLSTPHRFTSYTVHTNSFPRRSQLSVVDSNFDSFLSFLELSALLSSLVVSAAVAVTAIWKKGLYLAIGNRVAPWSLLLLVVGVLTGALIRRRKWRETVLNGVVSVSEVDFLQRIEKLEEDLKSNATVVRVLSRQLEKLGIRFRVTRKGLKEPITETASLAQKNSEAARALALQSDILEKELGEVQKVLLAMQEQQQKQLDLILAIAKAGNLWESKRETSEEHGTIEMSNTAANLNVVNQEVRQI